TAAGATCTCGCCTTTTAATAATCCCGTGCATGCTGTCGAGGTATTTACCTTCTATAACCAAATTATTGCGTTAAGGATTCTTACGTTCATCTGCTTCTTCCCTTCGGCTGAGGGAATTGATCATGGCCACAATATATGGCTTACCCATCTGGGTCGCAGAAGGGACAGCACTATGTTTGCAGCTAGGAAGTATCGTCTGGAAGGCCTCTCCGTCGATCTGGAACCTTACATCTCAGTGCGTGAGTGCGTTCAGCGCCTTAGACAGCAGCATGATCTTTTCGAGGATCCAGATCGGTAAGGACCATTTGTGATCCACAATCCTGTTTAGTTTTGATATAGTCACTATTTTGGCCTCCAGGAACCGTGAAGATGCAATCCCATGGGCGTGTCAATGGGTGGAAGATGGCCAACGAAGTCCGTTTCCTTGGTAGTTGGATCAAATACGAATAGCACGCGACCTTGAAGCCCACCCTTCGTCGTGTTCTCCGGTCTATGGGTACTTGCTTCAAGCGCGGGAAAATAATAGAGGGTTGGCACGAGGCAGTGGAAGGGGATTGGGGAGAGACAAAAGAAGGGTATTGGTAGCGAGACTTGGGCGCGTGAGTTAGGTATAAAGAAGAGCAGGCAAAGCACAAGGAAAGCACTCTCACTTCACAGAGTTATCCTAGTCTGGTGATACCTAACTTCAGGTGGTTTCTGCCTTTCAGTCCAGCCAGCTCTTTAGATAAATCCAAAAGTCAAACCCCAACATGCTTTTATTCAGCGCCGCTGTGCTGTTTGTGCCTGTGCTTTCCACTATATCTGTATGATCTGGTGGATGGATTCGTTGTCCCTCATTATGgccccctgaacccctgaattgGCTTGGCACAGATACGAGGACCGTAACCCTTGAGACAAGAAACTGTAAGCAGTGCAGGGTATAACGGCTCCATTAATGTGGTTGTGATGTTTGATATCTACTCGTTTAAAATGTTCTTCAAAGTCAATCGGGATTTCTCCTTCTGTATGGGAGTAGGTTGGTCACAGCATCCAGCCATGATGATGCGCTCGGCCGTAACTCCCATCCTTCCTTCCCAGCCGTGTTTTCGTCCCGCTTTGGGCCCcccgccttcttcatcgtctgcggggcaggagcaggagaagccACTGCCAGGTGGTCTCAAACATCCTGATGACCGGCATGATCCACCCATTCTAACAGTTGGGGAGCACGACAAAGAAATGCCTGAGAAGGCCTTGGCAACTGGGCAGACCGGTGAAGTAATCTCTCCATATTATTGAGTCGTCCCAACTGAGAATGATAAGATTCGCTCCACAGTGCTCCGGACCGGTGGCTCTGGCACGACTTCCTGAAATCCTCGGCCAATCTAAGCAGCTCTGACATCAGGTGCAACTTCATGTTGCTCCGCTGCGGGCCGGGATGCGGATACTCAGAACTTTCATGAGGCCACAGAGGCTCTTCAAGTGTGAGCATTTAAGTCCTCTTGTCTTCTTGAACTGAGAAGGGTTGTTTCCCCATCGACACGCATCACCCAGAACCACAACAAGCAAATCACACCAAACAACAGTCGCAACCCATGATCTCTTCCAAGAtcgtctccttcctcgcTGCCGCCCTCGGCGCTGGCTCTCCCTTTGCTTCAGCTATCCCCGCTCTCGAGAAGAGACAGCGTGCTCCTGGCGCCAGCATCACATACTACAAGGATGAGAATTTCCAGGGCGACAAGCAGTTCTTTGACAAAGACCGCAAGGATATGCAGTGTTGTACgtatctccttcttctccgcaaCTCCCTTCCTCGGAGTCTTGACTGACGATGAGTTTCTGCAATAGACAACCTTCCCAGTGACTGGCAAAACACCATCAGCTCCTACACCAACCACAATCAGGTGGACTGGTGCTGTAGATGGTGGACGTAGGTAACCGCGGTAACTTCTTGGGGATAACCACGGTTTCTGAATTGTTGCAGTGAGCTCGACTGTCCCGAGAAGTCGGAGCCCTTGAGCTCCCAGACGGCCGACGCGCTGGGTGCCGGCAAGTGGAATGATGCAATCAAGTCGTATCGATGCGAAGCCAACGCCGAAGACTTCTACTACAACCCTCGTCCTGTGGCGGAGCGTGATGCCGAGCCTGCCCTGCCTGAGCTGGAGGTGAAGGCTCAGGACAACGAGGGCTATGGCAGCGTCACCTTCTGCAAGGACCCCCTGTTCCAGGGCGAATGTTCCAGCTTTGGTCCCGCTGACAAGACTTTGCCTCTCGGCTCCTGTGGTGAGTGGTACGCCTTTGTGCCTGTAGCTTTGAAATGCTAACACATGTGCCCAAAGTCAACTTTGCCGATGAGTGGAAGGATGCCATCGATTCGTTCAGAAACGATGATAACAgcacctgctgctcctggTTCACGTACGTAATACGAATCATCTTTGCTGATCAGCACCAGTTTCCTATTCTTGTCAGCTAATCATCTTATCTTAGTGGGCTTGACTGTGATGACAACCGTTTCCAGGCCACAGTTGCCACCAACATTACCGACACATACTTCCACGACCGCATCAAGGCAATCACATGCTGGGATGTCGCGGATATCGTGAGTTGCATGCGCGATGACTCGCCTGCCAAATAGGCTACCGCGGCATTGGAGAGATTGAAGGGTGCACCCAGCGGGACATGAGGTGATGGAAGGGTCTCGTACGGGGACGATAATACAAATCACATGAGGTGGCATTGAGGCTAGAATCTAGATACTCTACCAGAGGTAGGGAGCTATCTAGACAGGGAATCGTAACCAATTTCGAGATGTCCAATGTCTGTCCACACTTGTTCTTAAGCATCGCAAATAGAGGCACAGCATGCTTATTTTCCATGCGGTGGTTGGCGCTTGCATTCCGGTTGGTCTCTTTTCAcgcggggttgttgttggcccCTGAAGATGACAACTGCGCCTCACCGGTGCAGCAACCGGGCCGCCAGAACCCGCTGGTTGTTGGGATGATTTCAGATGCGGCGGGTTTCAAACGGGGGTACTTGTTTCAAACCAAGTACCGGCCTGGGTCCGACAAATGCAAGCGGACTTTTGTTCACTGACGTCAAGGTCGTGTTGTGGTCTTTCTCGTCGGAGGACAAAAGCACTCTGACAGACGACCGGTCCATCACCTGCTGCCCACTTCAAGGTCACCCAGCCGGTTTTCACTGCCAGTGCACAAATGAGTATTAGCAGATTTGCGTGCCCTGCATGGCTTGCACTAACAGGGCTCCCAGCCAGAAGCCTCTGCTGTCCCGTTTCAGACCTCACGACCCCAGACTACCGAAAGATGGCCACGATCATTCACACCTATTCAGCCATGCCCGTCTTGGATCATGGGGACCACGATGAAGTCACCCTTCTGGCATCGACTTCAACCACTGTCAACATTCCCATATAAACAAACGGGCCTCGTTCCCCAGACTGATCGACGCACATCTCGAAACAAAGCAGATCAGGAAAAATACCAGAACATCATCAAGTATTTTGCCCTGTTATTCCCTTCGTTATTAACCCACAAACATCCTCGACTGGCATTCAACAGTATCATGGACGTCGAGTTCAagcccaacaacaactccaTCACCAGCGAATCTGCCCCACTGATCGAGCCTGTCGATAGCGCCAGTGACCAGGACTTGTTCATGGTTCCCTTGAA
The window above is part of the Podospora bellae-mahoneyi strain CBS 112042 chromosome 3, whole genome shotgun sequence genome. Proteins encoded here:
- a CDS encoding hypothetical protein (antiSMASH:Cluster_2; COG:S; EggNog:ENOG502SEZR), which encodes MISSKIVSFLAAALGAGSPFASAIPALEKRQRAPGASITYYKDENFQGDKQFFDKDRKDMQCYNLPSDWQNTISSYTNHNQVDWCCRWWTELDCPEKSEPLSSQTADALGAGKWNDAIKSYRCEANAEDFYYNPRPVAERDAEPALPELEVKAQDNEGYGSVTFCKDPLFQGECSSFGPADKTLPLGSCVNFADEWKDAIDSFRNDDNSTCCSWFTGLDCDDNRFQATVATNITDTYFHDRIKAITCWDVADIVSCMRDDSPAK